A genomic stretch from Theobroma cacao cultivar B97-61/B2 chromosome 4, Criollo_cocoa_genome_V2, whole genome shotgun sequence includes:
- the LOC18602722 gene encoding gibberellin-regulated protein 12, producing the protein MFSASTSHIFSLIQITAFSLHSAKTNLRMARLSWAPIAFLLFLALAFTIQTASAGGEGSLKPEECEGACEGRCSATSHKKPCLYFCNYCCERCLCVPSGTYGNREECPCYNNIKTKEGANKCP; encoded by the exons ATGTTTTCCGCATCAACAAGCCATATTTTTTCCTTAATACAAATCACTGCCTTCAGTTTACACTCTGCAAAAACAAATCTCAGAATGGCTAGGCTTTCTTGGGCTCCCATTGCTTTCCTTCTCTTCCTAGCTTTGGCCTTTACCATTCAAACAGCAAGC GCTGGGGGGGAAGGATCCCTTAAACCTGAAG AGTGTGAAGGTGCATGCGAGGGTCGGTGTTCGGCAACATCTCACAAGAAGCCATGTCTATATTTCTGCAACTATTGCTGCGAGAGATGTTTGTGTGTTCCTTCTGGTACATATGGCAATAGGGAGGAATGTCCATGCTAcaacaacatcaaaacaaagGAAGGTGCCAATAAGTGCCCTTGA